Proteins from a genomic interval of Rhizobium etli CFN 42:
- a CDS encoding GNAT family N-acetyltransferase — protein MSFLLRDASQADIPAITEIYRDSVLNGVASYEIAPPYEAEMAQRFSAIVSQQYPYVAATDADGKLLGYAYASAFRTRPAYRWMVEDSIYLAPEARGRGVGKALMAELIDRCTALGFRQMVAVIGGASPASIALHLKAGFVEVGLMKGTGYKHGRWLDTMLMQRGLGAGMTTDPDPSTYPGTLFMG, from the coding sequence TGCGCGACGCCTCCCAAGCCGACATCCCCGCCATTACGGAGATCTATCGTGACTCGGTCTTGAATGGCGTTGCAAGCTACGAGATTGCGCCGCCCTACGAGGCCGAAATGGCCCAGCGTTTTTCCGCGATCGTCAGCCAGCAATATCCCTATGTCGCCGCAACCGATGCTGACGGGAAACTCCTGGGCTACGCTTATGCGTCGGCCTTCCGCACCCGCCCCGCCTATCGCTGGATGGTGGAGGATTCGATCTACCTGGCGCCCGAAGCCCGCGGCCGTGGCGTCGGCAAGGCACTGATGGCCGAGCTGATCGACCGCTGCACCGCGCTTGGCTTTCGTCAGATGGTAGCCGTCATCGGCGGCGCGAGCCCGGCCTCGATCGCGCTCCATCTGAAGGCAGGTTTTGTGGAGGTCGGCCTGATGAAGGGCACCGGCTACAAGCATGGCCGCTGGCTGGACACGATGCTGATGCAGCGCGGCCTCGGCGCGGGCATGACGACCGATCCGGATCCCTCTACCTATCCCGGTACGCTGTTTATGGGCTGA
- a CDS encoding DUF2794 domain-containing protein, which translates to MTDQPDLRHGESRSVDNSSSVVVDLREYKQSKDPLPVTFQRRELDAILWIYGRMVGEGEWRDYAIDHLKDRAVFSVFKRSGEMPLFRIEKNPKLAAKQGAYSVINVNGMILKRGHELNQVLKVFDKALKLVDK; encoded by the coding sequence ATGACAGATCAGCCGGATTTGCGACACGGCGAAAGCCGCTCCGTCGACAATAGTTCCTCGGTCGTCGTCGATCTCAGGGAGTACAAACAAAGCAAGGACCCGCTTCCGGTGACCTTCCAACGGCGTGAGCTGGACGCGATCCTCTGGATCTACGGCCGCATGGTCGGCGAGGGGGAATGGCGCGATTACGCCATCGACCATCTGAAGGACAGAGCAGTCTTTTCCGTCTTCAAGCGCTCCGGCGAGATGCCGCTCTTCCGGATCGAAAAGAACCCGAAGCTTGCCGCCAAACAGGGCGCCTATTCTGTCATCAACGTCAACGGCATGATCCTGAAGCGCGGGCACGAGCTGAATCAGGTCCTCAAGGTGTTCGACAAGGCCTTGAAACTCGTCGATAAATAG
- a CDS encoding DUF1223 domain-containing protein, whose amino-acid sequence MSPRFLISLIAGVAFAGSLHAEDGKPKGVVELFTSQGCSSCPPADAAFRKLVNQGDVIALAYHIDYWNYLGWADTLSSKENTERQYGYARTMGRSNVYTPQAIVNGRGHLAGADLNGINSKIDTYSSEGNGLTIPVSAAMRGDELEIKIGAGQGKANVVMVYFDKEKTIDVEKGENSGKKISYLHSVTNVETVGMWDGKATSLTLPASVLQRPQLEGCAILLQSATADGDPAAILGATVVMAGKNI is encoded by the coding sequence ATGTCCCCCCGTTTCTTGATTTCGCTGATCGCCGGCGTTGCTTTTGCTGGCTCGCTGCATGCCGAAGACGGCAAGCCCAAAGGCGTCGTCGAGCTTTTCACGTCGCAAGGCTGCTCCTCCTGTCCTCCCGCTGATGCCGCCTTCCGCAAGCTGGTGAACCAAGGCGATGTTATTGCGCTCGCCTACCACATCGATTACTGGAATTATCTCGGCTGGGCCGATACGCTGAGCTCGAAGGAAAATACCGAGCGGCAATATGGCTATGCCAGGACGATGGGCCGCAGCAACGTCTATACGCCGCAAGCCATCGTCAACGGACGCGGCCATTTGGCCGGCGCCGATCTGAACGGCATCAACAGCAAGATCGACACTTACAGCAGCGAAGGCAACGGGCTGACCATCCCCGTCAGCGCGGCAATGCGCGGCGACGAGTTGGAGATCAAGATCGGCGCCGGGCAGGGCAAGGCCAATGTTGTGATGGTCTATTTCGACAAGGAAAAGACGATCGACGTCGAAAAAGGCGAAAACAGCGGCAAGAAAATCTCCTATCTGCACAGCGTCACCAATGTCGAAACCGTCGGCATGTGGGACGGCAAGGCGACCAGTCTGACGCTGCCGGCGAGCGTCCTGCAGCGACCGCAACTCGAGGGCTGCGCGATTCTGCTGCAGTCGGCGACGGCCGACGGCGATCCGGCAGCGATTCTCGGCGCAACCGTGGTGATGGCGGGAAAAAATATCTGA
- the acnA gene encoding aconitate hydratase AcnA — protein sequence MSKSLDSFNCRSTLSVNGKDYVYYSLPKAEANGLPGVSKLPYSMKVLLENLLRFEDGQSVTKEHILAVAAWLNNKGAVENEIAYRPARVLMQDFTGVPAVVDLAAMRDAMVSLGGDPEKINPLVPVDLVIDHSVIVDEFGTPQAFAKNVELEYQRNGERYRFLKWGQQAFKNFRVVPPGTGICHQVNLEYLGQTVWTKEEDGETIAYPDTCVGTDSHTTMINGLGVLGWGVGGIEAEAAMLGQPVSMLLPEVIGFKLTGKLKEGVTATDLVLTVVQMLRKKGVVSKFVEFFGPGMDNMPLADRATIGNMGPEYGATCGFFPVDGETINYLTMSGRTHDRIALVEAYSKAQGMWREGDGSDLVFTDTLELDLGDVVPSMAGPKRPEGRIALENIASGFAGSMDADYKKPGQLNNRYAVEGTDFDLGHGDVAIAAITSCTNTSNPSVLIAAGLLARNAVAKGLKTKPWVKTSLAPGSQVVGEYLAKSGLQADLDKLGFNLVGFGCTTCIGNSGPLPAPISKTINDKGLIVSGVLSGNRNFEGRISPDVQANYLASPPLVVAYALAGTVQKDLTKEPIGEDQNGNPVYLRDIWPTSHEVQEFIQKYVTRELYESKYADVFKGDVNWQAVQVPPGQTYAWDDNSTYVQNPPYFVGMGKKGTGVADIKGARVLGLFGDKITTDHISPAGSIKAASPAGAYLIGHDVAVADFNQYGTRRGNHEVMMRGTFANIRIRNHMLGPNGKEGGYTIHYPSKEETSIYDAAMQYKTEGVPLVIFAGVEYGNGSSRDWAAKGTNLLGVKAVIAQSFERIHRSNLVGMGVIPFVFEEGTTWQSLGLKGDELVTIEGLDKIKPRERKIAKITYGDGTVKEVPLLSRVDTLDEVIYLNNGGILQTVLRDLAA from the coding sequence GTGTCTAAATCTCTTGACAGTTTCAATTGTCGTTCCACGCTTTCGGTGAACGGGAAGGATTATGTCTATTACAGCCTGCCCAAGGCTGAGGCAAACGGCCTGCCCGGCGTCTCGAAGCTTCCCTATTCGATGAAGGTGCTGCTCGAAAATCTGCTGCGCTTCGAAGACGGCCAGTCGGTCACCAAGGAACACATCCTGGCCGTCGCCGCGTGGCTGAACAACAAGGGTGCCGTCGAAAACGAAATCGCCTATCGCCCGGCGCGCGTGCTGATGCAGGACTTCACCGGCGTTCCCGCCGTCGTCGACCTTGCAGCGATGCGCGACGCGATGGTGTCGCTCGGCGGCGATCCCGAAAAGATCAACCCGCTCGTTCCCGTCGACCTCGTCATCGACCACTCCGTCATCGTCGATGAATTCGGCACGCCGCAGGCTTTCGCCAAGAACGTTGAGCTCGAATATCAGCGCAACGGCGAGCGTTACCGCTTCCTGAAGTGGGGCCAGCAGGCCTTCAAGAATTTCCGTGTCGTTCCTCCGGGCACCGGCATCTGTCACCAGGTCAATCTCGAATATCTCGGCCAGACCGTCTGGACGAAGGAAGAAGACGGCGAGACGATCGCCTATCCCGATACTTGCGTCGGCACCGACAGCCACACGACGATGATCAACGGTCTCGGCGTTCTCGGCTGGGGCGTGGGCGGCATCGAAGCGGAAGCGGCGATGCTCGGCCAGCCGGTCTCGATGCTGCTGCCGGAAGTCATCGGCTTCAAGCTGACCGGCAAGCTCAAGGAAGGCGTGACCGCGACCGACCTCGTTCTGACCGTCGTGCAGATGCTGCGCAAGAAGGGCGTCGTTTCAAAATTCGTCGAATTCTTCGGCCCCGGCATGGACAACATGCCGCTCGCCGACCGTGCGACGATCGGCAACATGGGTCCGGAATACGGCGCCACCTGCGGTTTCTTCCCGGTCGACGGCGAAACCATCAACTATCTCACCATGTCCGGCCGCACGCATGACCGGATCGCGCTGGTCGAAGCCTATTCGAAGGCCCAAGGCATGTGGCGTGAAGGCGACGGCTCCGATCTGGTCTTCACCGACACCCTGGAACTCGACCTCGGCGACGTTGTGCCGTCGATGGCCGGCCCGAAGCGTCCGGAAGGCCGCATCGCGCTCGAAAACATCGCTTCCGGTTTCGCCGGCTCGATGGATGCCGATTACAAGAAGCCCGGCCAGCTCAACAACCGCTATGCGGTCGAAGGCACGGATTTTGATCTCGGCCATGGCGACGTGGCGATTGCCGCCATCACCTCCTGCACCAACACCTCCAACCCGTCGGTGCTGATTGCCGCCGGCCTTCTCGCCCGCAATGCCGTTGCCAAGGGCCTGAAGACCAAGCCGTGGGTCAAGACCTCGCTGGCGCCGGGATCGCAGGTCGTCGGCGAATATCTCGCCAAGTCGGGCCTGCAGGCCGATCTCGACAAGCTTGGCTTCAATCTCGTCGGATTCGGCTGCACCACCTGCATCGGCAATTCCGGCCCGCTGCCGGCGCCGATCTCGAAGACGATCAACGACAAGGGCCTGATCGTATCGGGCGTGCTCTCCGGCAACCGTAACTTCGAAGGCCGCATCTCGCCGGACGTTCAAGCAAACTACCTCGCTTCGCCGCCGCTCGTCGTCGCCTACGCGCTTGCCGGCACGGTGCAGAAGGATTTGACGAAGGAGCCGATCGGTGAAGACCAGAACGGCAATCCAGTCTACCTCAGGGATATCTGGCCGACCTCGCACGAGGTGCAGGAGTTCATCCAGAAGTATGTGACCCGCGAGCTGTACGAATCCAAATATGCCGACGTCTTCAAGGGCGACGTCAACTGGCAGGCCGTTCAGGTCCCGCCGGGCCAGACCTATGCCTGGGACGACAATTCGACCTATGTTCAAAACCCGCCTTACTTCGTCGGCATGGGCAAGAAGGGCACCGGCGTCGCGGATATCAAGGGCGCCCGCGTCCTCGGTCTCTTCGGCGACAAGATCACTACCGACCATATTTCGCCGGCCGGTTCGATCAAGGCGGCATCGCCGGCAGGCGCCTACCTCATCGGCCATGACGTCGCGGTTGCCGACTTCAACCAGTACGGCACGCGCCGCGGCAACCACGAAGTGATGATGCGCGGCACCTTCGCCAACATCCGCATCCGCAACCACATGCTCGGACCGAACGGCAAGGAAGGCGGTTACACCATCCATTACCCGTCGAAGGAAGAGACCTCGATCTACGACGCCGCCATGCAGTACAAGACCGAAGGCGTGCCGCTCGTCATCTTCGCCGGGGTCGAATACGGCAACGGCTCGTCGCGCGACTGGGCGGCCAAGGGCACCAACCTGCTCGGCGTCAAGGCGGTGATCGCTCAGTCCTTCGAACGTATCCATCGCTCGAACCTCGTCGGCATGGGCGTTATTCCCTTCGTCTTCGAAGAGGGCACGACCTGGCAGAGCCTCGGTCTCAAGGGTGACGAGCTCGTCACCATCGAAGGGCTTGATAAGATCAAGCCACGCGAGAGGAAGATCGCCAAGATCACCTATGGCGACGGCACCGTGAAGGAAGTTCCGCTGCTGTCGCGCGTCGATACGCTCGACGAGGTGATCTACCTCAACAATGGCGGCATTCTGCAGACTGTTCTGCGCGATCTCGCTGCCTGA